One genomic segment of Prosthecobacter fusiformis includes these proteins:
- a CDS encoding YkgJ family cysteine cluster protein, whose amino-acid sequence MSEPEFTAAASRLCTACGMCCNGVLFHIVRLQPSDSVKGLEALGMKLNRKKREPYFNQPCRFLQDCCCTIYEARPLRCRMFECRQIKGLANGEISETEAAAKITEVRRQVALIESLLMEQGNAEKQRPLMERCTQVLQEKGKEAPAALLEALRALHELLNDSFRLEPVELGV is encoded by the coding sequence ATGTCTGAGCCTGAATTCACTGCTGCCGCATCCCGTCTTTGCACGGCCTGCGGCATGTGCTGCAACGGTGTTCTGTTTCACATTGTGAGATTGCAGCCGTCAGATTCGGTGAAGGGATTGGAGGCACTGGGCATGAAGCTGAACCGGAAAAAACGGGAGCCTTATTTTAATCAGCCCTGCCGTTTTCTCCAGGATTGCTGCTGCACAATTTATGAGGCGCGACCGCTCCGATGCCGCATGTTTGAATGCCGGCAAATCAAGGGATTGGCCAATGGCGAGATCTCGGAGACCGAGGCTGCGGCGAAAATCACCGAGGTTCGGCGACAGGTAGCACTGATTGAGAGCCTGCTCATGGAGCAAGGAAATGCGGAAAAGCAGAGGCCCCTGATGGAGCGCTGCACACAGGTTTTGCAAGAGAAGGGGAAAGAGGCACCCGCAGCACTTCTGGAGGCTCTAAGGGCCCTTCATGAATTGTTGAATGATTCTTTTAGACTGGAACCGGTGGAACTGGGGGTCTGA
- a CDS encoding SGNH/GDSL hydrolase family protein: MKLRLLLSLVALSLLTPCLAQEPKAEAKKRVPNPSVVPVEDVAGLPRVLLIGDSISMGYTLPVRKLLEGVANVHRIPQNGGPTKNGIANIEKWLGKGKWDVIHFNWGIHDLKVMPDGKRQVEPADYEANLRTLVARMKQTGAKLIWATITPIPEGPLNPPREFGEVSVYNGIAEKVMKENGVTINDLNAWISPKLAEMQKPKDVHYHDSGSDYLAEKVAQEIKAALGK, translated from the coding sequence ATGAAACTCCGCCTGCTGCTTTCACTTGTCGCCCTTTCTCTGCTGACTCCATGCCTGGCCCAGGAGCCGAAAGCAGAGGCCAAGAAACGCGTCCCGAATCCGTCTGTGGTTCCTGTGGAGGATGTGGCAGGGCTGCCGCGTGTGCTCCTCATCGGTGATTCCATTTCCATGGGATACACGCTGCCCGTGCGCAAACTGCTGGAAGGCGTGGCCAATGTGCACCGTATCCCACAGAATGGCGGGCCGACCAAAAACGGCATCGCCAACATCGAAAAATGGCTGGGCAAGGGCAAATGGGATGTGATTCATTTCAACTGGGGTATCCACGATCTCAAAGTCATGCCGGATGGTAAACGCCAAGTGGAGCCAGCCGATTATGAAGCCAATCTGCGCACACTGGTGGCCCGCATGAAACAGACAGGTGCCAAGCTCATCTGGGCGACGATTACGCCCATTCCTGAAGGTCCGCTGAATCCACCGCGTGAGTTTGGTGAGGTGTCGGTTTACAACGGTATTGCTGAAAAAGTGATGAAGGAAAACGGTGTGACCATCAATGATCTGAATGCGTGGATCTCACCAAAACTGGCTGAGATGCAGAAACCGAAGGATGTCCATTATCATGACAGCGGCTCCGATTACCTGGCCGAAAAAGTGGCGCAGGAGATCAAAGCGGCTTTGGGCAAGTGA